The following coding sequences lie in one Sedimentibacter sp. MB35-C1 genomic window:
- a CDS encoding HpcH/HpaI aldolase/citrate lyase family protein, whose product MNKQYSLRQRIFNKEVVVGMFVKFNSQAIAEMIGNSGFDFIIIDAEHSNYSSYDVEGIIRASECAGMSTVVRVREAIPEDVLHALDSGADGIQIPSITSIETAKVVCKSSKYYPEGNRGFTTTQRSAMYSSWNKDEPYIEYANKNSLVVVHVENKEMADKIDDLLEIPQLDVIFVGPADLSQSMGKPGKANDPEVLSVIEDVFKKTLSKGKAVGINCTSPIELKKYVSLGATYIAYGSDTAVVANAFKKLKELADGLGLPLLRLRK is encoded by the coding sequence ATGAATAAGCAATATTCATTAAGACAAAGGATATTCAATAAAGAAGTAGTAGTTGGGATGTTTGTTAAGTTTAATAGTCAAGCTATTGCTGAAATGATAGGAAATTCAGGATTTGATTTTATTATAATAGATGCTGAACATTCAAATTATTCTAGCTATGATGTTGAGGGTATTATCAGAGCTAGTGAATGTGCAGGAATGAGTACTGTGGTTAGAGTTAGAGAAGCTATACCTGAAGATGTTCTACATGCACTTGATTCAGGTGCTGATGGTATTCAGATTCCAAGTATAACTTCAATAGAAACAGCAAAAGTGGTATGTAAATCGTCAAAATATTATCCTGAAGGGAACAGAGGATTTACAACTACTCAAAGATCAGCAATGTACAGTTCATGGAATAAGGATGAACCTTATATTGAATATGCAAATAAAAATTCATTAGTTGTAGTACATGTTGAAAATAAAGAAATGGCTGATAAAATAGATGACTTATTGGAAATTCCACAATTAGATGTAATTTTTGTAGGTCCGGCTGATCTAAGTCAATCTATGGGTAAACCAGGTAAAGCAAATGATCCTGAGGTGCTGTCAGTTATAGAAGATGTTTTCAAAAAAACTCTGTCAAAGGGAAAAGCTGTTGGTATTAATTGTACATCTCCAATAGAATTAAAGAAATATGTTAGCCTTGGAGCTACATATATAGCTTATGGATCTGATACAGCTGTTGTTGCAAATGCATTTAAGAAATTAAAAGAATTAGCTGATGGGCTTGGGTTACCCCTGTTAAGACTTCGAAAATAG
- a CDS encoding 2-hydroxymuconate tautomerase encodes MPIIQVNLVEGRILEQKEKLIRKMTDVVSEVLSCPTSTIRIMINEMKSEHLGIDGESMRIRRLKNNS; translated from the coding sequence ATGCCGATAATTCAAGTTAATTTGGTTGAAGGTAGAATTTTAGAACAGAAAGAGAAATTAATTAGAAAAATGACAGATGTTGTTTCCGAAGTGTTAAGTTGTCCCACATCAACTATAAGAATTATGATAAACGAAATGAAATCGGAACATTTAGGTATTGATGGTGAATCAATGCGTATAAGAAGGTTAAAAAATAATTCGTGA
- a CDS encoding TRAP transporter permease, with protein sequence MKIEKQSLNFKSIIKSVAIVMSCYHLYTGAFGIPESQVHRYIHLLFALILSYGSFSIKRDKVSKVKIFDIVLIVLSVVTLGYLIVTYKVLQNRILFVTPLTIIQKVTFVLILVLVLEATRRLTGWTLPIVCIVFLLYALFGDRLPGMLSHTGFSFTKILEQLALTSEGIFGSALGITATYVIMFIIFASFLEVTGAGQFFIDLSTGVTGSKRGGPAKVAVVASALFGSISGSSVANVVSTGTFTIPLIKSVGYSPVFAGAVEAVASSGGQIMPPIMAAVAFIMADYLGVSYMAIVKAALIPALLYYFCLFFMVDARAVKLNIKGLSKESLPNTKDVLSNGWYMLIPFVVLVGLMMAKYTPMIAGFYALVTLIAVFLVKNRKILTLQKMLLGLEGGAKSILSVSVTSACAGIIVGVIMLTGLGLKFTSLIVVYSNGNLVLAMFFSAIVAIILGMGLPTVPAYIVMSSLVAPALIQMGAIPIAAHMFVLYFSVISCITPPVAIASYAAAAISDADPMKVGVQSVKLGIVAYIVPFLFVLNPILLSQGNLIAVLWTFSTALLGCMALTWGIEGVVSKPISVVNRIINFIAAFLLLYPEGNTDIIGLLLFIWIIYSCKYKVYKENLKLSVTEN encoded by the coding sequence ATGAAAATTGAAAAACAAAGTTTGAATTTTAAGTCTATAATTAAAAGCGTAGCTATAGTTATGAGTTGCTATCATCTATATACCGGGGCATTCGGGATTCCCGAATCCCAGGTACATAGATATATACACTTGCTTTTTGCTTTAATATTGAGTTATGGATCATTTTCAATAAAAAGAGATAAAGTCAGCAAAGTCAAAATATTTGATATAGTTTTGATTGTATTGTCAGTAGTTACTTTAGGTTATTTAATAGTAACATACAAAGTGCTGCAAAATAGAATTTTATTTGTAACACCATTAACAATTATTCAAAAGGTTACTTTTGTATTAATACTAGTTCTTGTTTTGGAAGCAACTAGAAGATTAACCGGTTGGACTTTACCGATTGTATGTATAGTATTTTTATTATATGCTTTATTTGGAGACAGATTACCAGGTATGCTGTCCCATACCGGATTTTCGTTTACTAAGATATTAGAACAATTAGCACTTACTTCAGAAGGGATTTTTGGAAGTGCATTAGGCATTACCGCAACATATGTAATTATGTTCATTATATTCGCATCATTTTTGGAAGTAACAGGTGCGGGACAATTTTTCATCGACCTTTCAACAGGAGTAACTGGTTCTAAGAGAGGAGGACCTGCAAAAGTTGCAGTAGTAGCAAGTGCACTTTTTGGAAGTATATCCGGTAGTTCTGTAGCAAATGTTGTAAGTACTGGAACATTTACAATACCATTAATAAAAAGCGTGGGTTATTCACCTGTATTTGCAGGTGCTGTTGAGGCAGTTGCTTCTTCAGGGGGACAAATAATGCCACCGATTATGGCGGCTGTAGCTTTTATAATGGCAGATTATTTAGGGGTATCTTATATGGCTATAGTTAAAGCTGCATTGATACCGGCACTGTTGTATTATTTTTGCTTATTTTTTATGGTTGATGCAAGAGCTGTTAAGTTGAATATTAAAGGTCTTTCTAAGGAGTCTTTGCCAAATACCAAGGATGTTTTATCTAATGGTTGGTATATGTTAATTCCTTTTGTAGTTTTGGTTGGTTTAATGATGGCAAAATATACTCCTATGATAGCAGGTTTTTACGCCTTGGTTACTTTAATAGCAGTTTTTTTAGTAAAAAACAGAAAAATTTTAACGTTGCAAAAGATGTTGCTGGGTTTAGAAGGTGGCGCTAAAAGCATATTAAGTGTTTCAGTAACAAGTGCCTGTGCTGGTATTATAGTTGGAGTTATAATGTTAACAGGTTTGGGATTAAAGTTTACTTCTCTGATAGTTGTATATTCTAATGGCAATTTAGTATTAGCTATGTTTTTCTCAGCGATTGTTGCCATAATATTGGGTATGGGTCTGCCAACTGTTCCTGCATATATTGTAATGTCTTCATTAGTAGCTCCTGCTTTAATTCAGATGGGGGCGATTCCAATAGCGGCACATATGTTTGTTTTGTATTTTTCAGTTATATCTTGTATTACCCCGCCAGTTGCCATAGCATCATATGCGGCTGCTGCCATATCTGATGCAGATCCAATGAAGGTTGGTGTTCAATCTGTTAAATTAGGTATTGTTGCTTATATAGTGCCATTTTTGTTTGTCTTAAATCCGATACTATTGTCGCAGGGGAATCTTATAGCTGTATTATGGACTTTTTCCACTGCACTTTTGGGCTGTATGGCTTTAACGTGGGGAATTGAAGGTGTTGTATCAAAACCAATAAGTGTTGTAAATAGAATTATTAATTTTATAGCAGCTTTCTTATTATTATATCCAGAGGGAAATACCGATATAATTGGTTTGCTGTTATTTATATGGATTATTTATTCATGTAAATATAAAGTGTATAAAGAAAATTTAAAATTAAGCGTTACAGAAAATTAA
- a CDS encoding TAXI family TRAP transporter solute-binding subunit encodes MKIKRILSALLLVMLIFTVVGCSAPSDTEGNNQSSQSTSEDIKINIVSASSGGAWYSIGGALAELFKTNISNSVTSVGPGGGISNIFSVSSNEAQLGFGFPDDVLDAEAGVGDFEGNKLTNVKGVTALYPGVLHIATAEGSDINSIEDLKGKVLCTQQKGNSAEKMIRKVLEVYDMSYDDLGKVNFVGFTDAVDLVKDGHADAIAYMSTYPYAAMQDLAESKGVKLLSLDDEHIEKLLEISPAYDKVVIPGGIYKGSDENVSAIGCKTILFANTETSEDVVYNMTKIMYENYDQLLTVNKSLEHMKPEYGCSTGIGLHPGAERYYKEIGVIK; translated from the coding sequence ATGAAAATCAAGAGAATTTTATCAGCTTTATTGTTAGTGATGTTAATATTTACGGTAGTTGGATGTTCTGCACCTTCTGATACAGAAGGTAATAATCAATCAAGTCAATCAACATCAGAAGATATAAAAATTAATATTGTTTCAGCAAGTTCTGGAGGTGCCTGGTATTCAATTGGAGGTGCGCTTGCTGAATTATTTAAAACAAATATTTCTAACTCTGTAACTTCAGTTGGCCCAGGCGGAGGAATTTCAAACATATTTAGTGTTTCTAGTAATGAAGCTCAATTAGGTTTTGGTTTCCCGGATGATGTATTGGATGCAGAAGCAGGTGTAGGGGATTTTGAAGGCAACAAATTAACAAATGTAAAAGGTGTTACTGCATTATATCCTGGAGTATTGCACATTGCCACAGCTGAGGGCTCTGATATTAATTCAATAGAAGATTTAAAAGGCAAGGTTTTATGTACACAACAAAAAGGTAATTCTGCTGAAAAAATGATTCGTAAAGTATTAGAAGTTTATGATATGTCATACGATGACTTAGGTAAAGTTAACTTTGTAGGTTTTACTGATGCAGTAGATTTAGTTAAGGATGGACATGCGGATGCAATTGCCTACATGAGCACTTACCCATATGCCGCAATGCAGGACTTAGCTGAATCTAAAGGAGTTAAACTGTTAAGTTTAGATGATGAACACATAGAAAAATTATTGGAAATAAGTCCAGCTTATGATAAGGTAGTGATTCCGGGAGGTATATACAAGGGTTCAGATGAAAATGTATCAGCTATAGGATGCAAGACTATATTATTTGCAAATACTGAAACATCAGAAGATGTTGTATATAATATGACTAAAATAATGTACGAAAATTATGATCAATTATTGACTGTTAACAAGTCTTTAGAACACATGAAACCTGAATATGGTTGTAGCACAGGAATTGGATTGCACCCTGGAGCAGAAAGATATTATAAGGAAATAGGTGTGATTAAGTAA
- a CDS encoding tRNA-dihydrouridine synthase, translating to MNKMFQTKFLGIKFKNPIIVASTDISREMDSFKLFAKSGVGGIITKSVTDAKALQTAKITMMDIRDMNQNKIYGEIPKSYYFFSRGGSMLTMEEYIPKAIQQLKFAKENNVVLIGSISASKVENWVNYAKTFEELGFTMIELNFGNPHGEAADGKLGFLIGQSKELCVEIVKEIMKEVKIPIIVKLTPQISDMTSLVKELKDAGVKAVTIMHRYQGLMIDEETDEPIIGGWAAIGGPWMKPITLANLSKVYKNTGIEICGGNGVDSARDIIDFILCGAGLVQIGSTLMLRGAEYVNVLLDDLKCQLTKRNVKNIQDLKGKTADKIISYKHLCDIPSRKALFNKEVCDSCDEKQCISRCYFGGLKLQDGKMQYNEDFCSGCCICEHVCDKNAVQIKTIN from the coding sequence ATGAACAAAATGTTCCAAACGAAATTCTTAGGAATTAAATTTAAGAACCCAATCATTGTTGCATCAACAGATATATCAAGAGAAATGGACAGCTTTAAATTGTTTGCAAAATCCGGAGTAGGGGGTATCATAACAAAATCTGTTACTGATGCTAAAGCTTTACAAACTGCAAAGATAACTATGATGGATATCCGCGACATGAATCAAAATAAAATATACGGAGAAATACCAAAAAGTTATTACTTTTTTTCAAGGGGTGGTTCCATGCTTACCATGGAAGAATATATTCCCAAAGCTATTCAACAATTAAAATTTGCAAAAGAAAATAATGTTGTACTGATTGGAAGCATATCAGCAAGTAAAGTTGAAAATTGGGTGAATTATGCAAAAACTTTTGAAGAATTAGGATTTACCATGATAGAACTGAATTTCGGAAATCCACATGGTGAAGCTGCAGACGGGAAATTAGGTTTTTTAATAGGACAATCAAAGGAATTATGTGTTGAGATAGTTAAAGAAATAATGAAAGAAGTTAAAATTCCTATCATTGTTAAGTTAACTCCTCAAATATCAGATATGACATCTTTGGTAAAAGAATTAAAGGATGCCGGTGTTAAGGCAGTTACTATAATGCATAGATATCAAGGATTGATGATTGATGAAGAAACGGATGAGCCTATTATAGGGGGGTGGGCTGCAATAGGCGGACCCTGGATGAAACCTATTACATTGGCTAATTTATCAAAAGTTTACAAAAACACAGGCATTGAGATTTGCGGAGGAAATGGAGTTGATTCTGCAAGAGACATTATTGATTTTATATTGTGTGGTGCAGGCTTAGTGCAAATAGGTTCAACTTTAATGCTCCGGGGAGCTGAATATGTAAATGTTTTGTTGGATGATTTAAAATGTCAGTTAACAAAAAGAAATGTTAAGAACATACAAGATTTGAAAGGTAAAACTGCAGATAAGATAATTTCATATAAACATCTTTGCGACATACCAAGCAGAAAGGCATTGTTTAATAAAGAAGTATGTGATAGTTGTGATGAAAAACAGTGTATAAGCAGATGCTATTTTGGTGGTTTAAAATTGCAAGATGGGAAAATGCAATATAATGAAGATTTTTGCAGCGGTTGTTGCATATGTGAGCATGTATGCGACAAAAATGCTGTTCAAATAAAAACAATAAACTAA
- a CDS encoding cupin domain-containing protein yields MARIESGNWNKLPWQEVREGISRVVFGTGVDNISCTINKVDNGNEVRPHSHPNEQIALVVKGECDYYVDGKAYRLTPGSWVSVPANIEHYIHVYDSPVPCMQMDIFFPVRPEYTVSYSNFIAELKNKNEE; encoded by the coding sequence ATGGCAAGAATCGAATCAGGAAATTGGAATAAACTTCCTTGGCAAGAAGTAAGAGAAGGAATTTCAAGAGTTGTATTTGGTACAGGAGTGGATAATATTAGTTGTACAATTAATAAAGTGGATAATGGCAATGAGGTTAGACCTCATAGTCATCCAAATGAACAGATTGCATTAGTTGTGAAAGGCGAATGTGATTACTATGTAGATGGGAAAGCATACAGATTGACACCGGGTTCATGGGTTAGTGTACCGGCAAATATTGAGCATTATATACATGTTTATGACAGTCCGGTTCCATGTATGCAAATGGACATTTTCTTTCCCGTTAGACCTGAATATACGGTGTCATATAGTAATTTTATAGCAGAATTAAAAAATAAAAATGAGGAATGA
- a CDS encoding DUF6282 family protein — MKRDILKGIIDIHVHAGPSVASRSVDAAEMLKQAEEAGYAGFLVKDHYFPSMLGTKMIEKHLGKGSCKVYGSIALNNSIGLFNLKALDTAKQMDAKIIYFPTVSTKKHIDDHSKAAFVGAGKSKVDEKPVVYVDENGKMDEFAVECLKYIAENDMVLGTGHGTLWEVDHLVHKAVELGVKRILVNHPHYNVGASYEDMLRWVNLGAFIELNVCVFESGSKIGNVEDIVAKKMIDICGAEHIILDSDLGQYGNTMPVEGMYNFINLLMDKYGVTEEQINLMTKHNPAILLNL; from the coding sequence ATGAAAAGAGATATACTTAAAGGCATTATAGACATACATGTCCATGCAGGACCCTCAGTAGCCAGTCGGTCTGTCGATGCTGCAGAGATGCTTAAGCAAGCTGAGGAAGCAGGATATGCCGGATTTTTGGTTAAAGATCATTATTTTCCAAGTATGCTTGGTACTAAGATGATTGAAAAACACTTAGGTAAAGGAAGTTGTAAAGTATATGGTTCTATAGCTTTAAACAATTCAATAGGTCTTTTCAATCTAAAGGCATTGGATACTGCAAAGCAAATGGATGCGAAAATTATATATTTTCCGACTGTATCAACAAAAAAACATATAGATGATCATAGTAAAGCAGCTTTTGTGGGAGCAGGAAAATCAAAAGTTGATGAAAAACCTGTTGTTTATGTAGATGAAAATGGTAAAATGGATGAATTTGCTGTTGAGTGTTTAAAATACATAGCTGAAAATGATATGGTGCTGGGAACAGGACATGGTACTTTGTGGGAAGTAGATCATTTAGTTCATAAGGCGGTTGAATTAGGAGTAAAAAGGATACTTGTAAATCATCCTCATTATAACGTAGGAGCTTCATATGAAGATATGCTAAGATGGGTGAATTTAGGCGCTTTTATTGAGCTGAATGTATGTGTGTTTGAAAGTGGCTCAAAAATTGGAAACGTAGAAGACATAGTAGCAAAAAAAATGATTGATATTTGCGGTGCCGAACATATAATTTTAGATTCGGATTTAGGACAGTATGGAAACACTATGCCGGTGGAAGGAATGTATAACTTTATTAATTTGTTAATGGACAAGTATGGAGTAACTGAAGAACAAATCAATCTTATGACAAAACACAATCCTGCTATTTTGTTAAATTTATAA
- a CDS encoding sigma-54-dependent Fis family transcriptional regulator — MIYNYSFPESYKYLNAFLVSDLVDHPIHIINNKGQIIFVNKAWCKTYNMKKEEAFGKHIQDIMSLQLKYFLSINEKNHMNDDFFVDYHLFDETSSQSTAILALKDRKKVSMVTNSSDDRKLMVTSTPIFNGLNEIEYVFTLVQDLTKISDWKERLDSEIEKNKILNEKIKFLKESKDNSKIIGTSKKIKELKSLIPSIAKTDASVLILGESGVGKEVLSKEIYTNSSRNTKPFITVNCAAIPENLLESEMFGYEKGAFTGAVTSKEGLFELANGGTILLDEIGSMPLSLQPKLLRVLQENEFMRVGGTKKIKLDVRVISATNENLFNSIKSGAFRQDLYYRLNVLPLKIPPLRERKEDIKLFCLKFLEEFNIKYDKNNFFNDKALFYLEQYDWPGNIRELKNAIERLVIVGEKDVINANQVLAITNPNEVIKLEFEDSFQEEEGISLKAAVQSLERKLIKNALKKYKTTYKAAIALKTTQPTIVRKAKQLGIEKTWEQ; from the coding sequence TTGATATATAATTATAGTTTTCCTGAAAGTTATAAATACTTAAATGCTTTTTTGGTTTCTGATTTAGTTGATCATCCTATACATATAATAAATAATAAAGGCCAAATAATATTTGTTAATAAAGCTTGGTGTAAAACTTATAATATGAAAAAGGAAGAAGCCTTCGGAAAACATATTCAGGATATAATGAGTCTTCAATTAAAATATTTTCTTTCTATTAATGAAAAAAATCATATGAATGATGATTTTTTTGTAGATTATCACTTGTTTGATGAAACTTCTTCTCAATCAACTGCTATATTGGCATTAAAAGACCGAAAAAAAGTGTCAATGGTAACAAATTCGTCTGACGACAGAAAACTAATGGTTACCAGTACACCTATATTTAATGGATTAAATGAAATAGAATATGTATTTACATTAGTGCAAGACCTAACTAAAATTTCAGATTGGAAGGAGAGGTTAGATTCTGAAATAGAAAAAAATAAAATCCTAAATGAAAAAATTAAATTTCTTAAGGAAAGCAAAGATAACTCCAAAATAATTGGCACCTCTAAAAAAATCAAAGAGCTTAAATCATTAATTCCGTCTATTGCAAAAACAGATGCATCTGTTTTAATATTAGGCGAAAGCGGTGTAGGTAAAGAGGTGTTGTCAAAAGAAATTTATACAAATAGCTCAAGAAATACCAAACCTTTTATTACAGTTAATTGTGCGGCTATTCCAGAAAATCTCCTTGAATCTGAAATGTTTGGATATGAAAAAGGTGCATTCACAGGTGCAGTTACATCAAAAGAAGGATTGTTCGAACTTGCCAATGGTGGTACTATTTTGCTTGATGAAATCGGCTCAATGCCACTCAGCTTGCAGCCTAAATTGTTGAGAGTGTTACAAGAAAATGAATTCATGAGAGTAGGAGGAACAAAAAAAATAAAATTAGATGTAAGAGTAATATCTGCAACAAATGAAAATTTATTTAATTCTATTAAATCGGGAGCTTTTCGTCAAGACTTATATTATAGATTAAATGTATTACCATTAAAAATACCACCATTAAGAGAAAGAAAAGAAGATATAAAACTATTTTGTTTAAAGTTTTTAGAGGAATTCAACATAAAATATGATAAAAATAATTTTTTTAATGATAAAGCGTTGTTTTATTTAGAACAATATGACTGGCCAGGTAACATAAGAGAGTTGAAAAATGCTATCGAAAGATTAGTTATAGTTGGAGAAAAAGACGTAATAAATGCAAATCAAGTTCTTGCTATCACAAATCCCAACGAAGTAATTAAATTAGAATTTGAAGATAGCTTTCAAGAGGAAGAAGGCATTTCACTTAAAGCAGCAGTGCAGTCATTAGAACGAAAATTAATAAAAAATGCCCTTAAAAAATATAAAACCACTTATAAAGCAGCTATAGCATTAAAAACCACACAACCAACTATAGTAAGAAAAGCAAAACAGCTTGGTATTGAAAAAACTTGGGAGCAATAA
- a CDS encoding class I SAM-dependent methyltransferase, with amino-acid sequence MGFFIYYDRWDSEDLHWDYHSIVLSFLKDTDKILDVGTGGGEFVLTLEHPYALTYVTEAYPPNVKICIENIEPLGITVRQVYEDDKLPYENNSFDIIINRYESFDAYEVSHLLKKDCFFPNHTLDNNVR; translated from the coding sequence ATGGGATTTTTCATATATTATGATAGATGGGATAGTGAGGATTTACATTGGGATTATCATTCAATTGTTTTATCGTTTCTTAAAGATACTGATAAGATTTTGGATGTGGGAACTGGAGGTGGAGAATTTGTGCTAACACTTGAACATCCATATGCCTTGACTTACGTTACTGAGGCATATCCACCAAATGTAAAAATATGCATAGAAAACATTGAGCCACTTGGAATTACTGTCAGACAAGTATATGAAGATGATAAATTGCCCTATGAGAATAATTCCTTTGACATAATAATCAACCGTTATGAATCGTTTGATGCTTATGAAGTAAGTCACTTATTAAAAAAAGATTGCTTTTTTCCAAATCATACATTGGATAACAATGTTAGATAA
- a CDS encoding DUF4365 domain-containing protein, with amino-acid sequence MSKDVKALNSYFTGNIGELSVNLIYQKNNIVCTPLGTSDFGEDLLCDIFSLSKDNKVSIRTQFSFRTQVKTTEDIKKEGYIRRIAKGLSISLPTGLLKIWEQSYYPVVLVMWESSSDTGFWCFPTEQIETSGLENETLSISVELNNAFNNSGVQRIREQVELYYNNMYKIDKAKYQCNIYPVWMPGYRLFTSMETYKIVSDNNTKAKAVYHMADMLPAFLSSYHNCNLGSFHAGIEYSNKAQSLEQFWTEVNDFIAGSKLTLPGNEWISYIISPVELISEIDNRKISNITDWSCFSVVGNNIVSDFDYTYNLSPNYIYSEKVRATSDDQEFFVHSSGDFAVEVFSTGFSFFTRKADFQLMDTLHSKSFCILDISKYSPVEVGAIAGWCNESNYRFIELADDKDRIVISHMFFEPGSFGTLLPGTSTWKEWDALNFDSEEFFNKLPHGNPVDIIEKQRIFNKYFQHNERISDLCLLRYSQALHSEALCHNERLIRFITYIEPTNIVEYDEGFKVAEQNLKEICKHFNLYYDPYEDITDVILEVQPLITQSTQEVIAKVENIYHNLIKSIYLDNNQRKNMAFYVKYRLDRWLPESLVHQD; translated from the coding sequence TTGAGTAAAGATGTTAAAGCATTAAATAGTTATTTTACAGGTAATATTGGCGAATTGTCTGTAAATTTGATATACCAAAAGAATAATATTGTTTGCACTCCTTTAGGAACTTCTGATTTTGGCGAGGATTTACTATGTGATATTTTTTCTCTATCTAAGGATAATAAAGTAAGTATACGAACACAATTTTCTTTCAGAACACAAGTAAAAACAACTGAAGATATAAAAAAAGAGGGATATATTCGTAGAATAGCCAAAGGACTTTCAATATCTTTGCCGACGGGTCTCTTAAAAATATGGGAGCAAAGCTATTATCCTGTAGTTTTAGTTATGTGGGAAAGTTCAAGCGACACTGGATTCTGGTGCTTTCCAACAGAGCAAATTGAAACCTCTGGTTTAGAAAATGAAACTTTAAGCATTTCAGTAGAATTAAACAATGCCTTTAACAACAGTGGCGTACAAAGGATTAGGGAACAAGTAGAATTATATTATAACAATATGTATAAAATTGATAAAGCTAAATATCAATGTAATATTTATCCTGTTTGGATGCCTGGATATAGACTTTTCACTTCAATGGAAACTTATAAGATTGTTTCAGACAATAATACTAAAGCAAAAGCTGTATATCATATGGCTGATATGCTTCCAGCATTTTTATCTTCATATCATAATTGTAATCTTGGAAGTTTTCATGCTGGTATTGAATACTCTAACAAAGCTCAATCTCTTGAGCAGTTTTGGACAGAAGTTAATGACTTTATAGCTGGAAGTAAATTGACTTTACCTGGTAATGAATGGATATCATATATCATCAGCCCTGTAGAATTAATTTCAGAAATAGATAATAGAAAAATTTCTAATATCACGGATTGGTCGTGTTTTTCTGTAGTTGGAAATAATATTGTTTCAGATTTTGATTATACTTATAATTTAAGCCCCAACTATATTTATAGCGAGAAGGTACGAGCGACATCAGATGATCAAGAATTTTTTGTACATAGCAGCGGCGATTTTGCGGTAGAGGTTTTTTCAACTGGATTTTCATTTTTTACCCGGAAAGCAGATTTTCAACTGATGGATACTTTACACAGCAAATCTTTTTGCATATTAGATATTTCTAAATATAGTCCAGTAGAAGTTGGTGCTATTGCAGGTTGGTGTAATGAAAGCAATTATCGTTTTATAGAACTTGCTGATGATAAAGATAGAATTGTAATTTCTCATATGTTTTTTGAACCAGGTAGTTTCGGAACATTGTTGCCAGGAACCTCAACATGGAAGGAATGGGACGCGCTTAATTTTGATTCTGAAGAATTTTTTAATAAGTTACCACATGGCAATCCAGTAGACATAATAGAAAAGCAAAGAATCTTTAACAAGTATTTTCAGCATAACGAACGAATTTCTGATCTATGCTTATTGCGCTATTCTCAAGCATTGCATTCAGAAGCACTGTGTCATAACGAAAGACTTATTCGATTTATTACATATATCGAGCCTACTAATATAGTTGAATATGATGAAGGCTTTAAGGTAGCTGAGCAAAATCTAAAAGAGATATGCAAACACTTTAATCTGTATTATGATCCATATGAAGATATTACGGATGTAATTTTAGAAGTACAACCTTTAATAACCCAATCCACGCAAGAAGTAATAGCTAAAGTAGAAAATATCTATCATAACCTTATTAAGTCTATATATTTAGATAACAACCAACGAAAAAATATGGCATTCTATGTTAAATATCGGCTAGATAGATGGTTGCCTGAAAGCTTAGTACACCAAGATTAA